One part of the Archangium lipolyticum genome encodes these proteins:
- the fabF gene encoding beta-ketoacyl-ACP synthase II has protein sequence MKRRRVVVTGLGLITPCGTGVEASWRNLIEGRSGIRPITLFDASALETRFAGEVPDFKPEDFIDRRELRRMDRFEHLAVAASDMALADSGFRVTADNAERVAAIVGSGVGGISSLEETYRKALEKGPDRVSPFFILQMIVNLSAGYITMRHGIKGPSWATNSACSTSAHAIGEAMRGIERGDFDVAVTGGSEAPICLLAVSGFNAMKALSTRNDAPEKASRPFDVDRDGFVIAEGAAMLVLEEREHALARGARIHAELAGYGASSDAHHVTTPAPGHEGARRSMRLALKDAAMSPAEVGYLNAHGTSTDIGDALEAEAIEAVFGEHLPSLAVSSTKSMTGHMNGAAGAAEAAISILALTRGFLPPTINLERQDPRIRLDCVPNKARERRVDAVMSNSFGFGGTNVSLLFRRPT, from the coding sequence GAGTGGAATCCGCCCCATCACGCTGTTCGATGCGAGTGCGTTGGAGACGCGCTTCGCGGGCGAGGTGCCTGACTTCAAGCCGGAGGACTTCATCGACCGGCGGGAGCTGCGAAGGATGGACCGCTTCGAGCACCTGGCGGTGGCGGCGTCCGACATGGCCCTGGCCGATTCGGGCTTCCGCGTGACGGCGGACAACGCCGAACGCGTGGCGGCGATCGTCGGGAGCGGAGTCGGCGGAATCTCCTCGCTGGAGGAGACATACCGGAAGGCCCTCGAGAAGGGCCCGGATCGCGTGAGCCCGTTCTTCATCCTCCAGATGATCGTGAATCTCTCGGCCGGCTACATCACGATGCGCCACGGCATCAAGGGCCCCAGCTGGGCCACCAACTCGGCCTGCTCCACCAGTGCCCACGCCATTGGCGAAGCGATGCGGGGCATCGAGCGGGGCGACTTCGATGTGGCGGTGACGGGCGGCTCCGAGGCGCCCATCTGTCTGCTGGCGGTGTCCGGCTTCAACGCGATGAAGGCGCTCTCCACGCGCAACGATGCCCCGGAGAAGGCCAGCCGTCCCTTCGACGTGGACCGGGATGGATTCGTCATCGCGGAAGGAGCGGCGATGCTGGTGCTCGAGGAGCGGGAGCACGCCCTGGCGCGGGGAGCGCGCATCCACGCCGAGCTCGCGGGCTACGGCGCCAGCAGTGACGCCCACCATGTCACCACCCCGGCGCCCGGACACGAGGGCGCGCGGCGCTCCATGCGGCTCGCGCTGAAGGACGCGGCCATGAGCCCCGCGGAGGTGGGGTATCTCAACGCACACGGAACCTCCACGGACATCGGGGATGCCCTGGAGGCGGAAGCCATCGAGGCGGTGTTCGGCGAGCATCTCCCCTCGCTGGCGGTCTCCTCCACCAAGTCGATGACCGGCCACATGAATGGGGCGGCCGGTGCGGCGGAGGCGGCGATCAGCATCCTGGCGCTGACCCGGGGGTTCCTGCCGCCCACCATCAACCTGGAGCGTCAGGACCCGCGCATCCGGCTGGACTGCGTACCCAACAAGGCGCGAGAGCGCCGGGTGGACGCGGTGATGAGCAACTCCTTCGGGTTCGGAGGAACGAACGTGTCGCTCCTGTTCCGCCGGCCCACCTGA
- a CDS encoding GNAT family N-acetyltransferase, translated as MDTTAQHFGQPQGEQEISTMCDIVAQAFGMSPDEMRPWLKRVEDGQGQQRVLREGGSVVATLVFIPMGQWFGGRSVPMVGVGGVGVAPASRGQGTATRLMQAGLRELRGQGVPLVSLYPATQPLYRRVGFEQAGSRFEIRVQVPGLDFQERSLSLRPVQASDMPALHAVYRRHAQRQQGWIDRTPYTWNRVTHPKGETAYGYLVEGSSGVEGYLFLTRRADPRSFKQELNLTDLVALTPAACRRLLSFIGDHRSLATEVVWRGGPADPMLFLLREQTYQVKHLFYWMLRVLDVPAALQARGYPAGLSGSLHLEVDDDLFPENRGRFVLEVENGEAEVRPGGDGDMKLHVRTLASLYSGFLSPAALQLAGVLEADETSLRTATALFSGPPPCMPDMY; from the coding sequence GTGGATACGACCGCACAGCATTTCGGACAGCCGCAGGGGGAGCAGGAAATCTCCACCATGTGTGACATCGTCGCTCAGGCGTTTGGCATGAGCCCGGACGAGATGCGCCCCTGGCTCAAGCGGGTCGAGGACGGGCAGGGCCAACAGAGGGTCCTGCGCGAGGGTGGCTCGGTGGTCGCCACGCTCGTCTTCATTCCCATGGGTCAATGGTTCGGTGGGCGCTCGGTGCCCATGGTGGGGGTCGGCGGGGTGGGCGTGGCTCCCGCCAGCCGGGGCCAGGGCACGGCCACCCGTCTGATGCAGGCGGGCCTCCGGGAATTGCGTGGCCAGGGCGTACCCCTCGTCAGCCTCTATCCCGCCACCCAGCCGCTCTACCGGCGCGTGGGCTTCGAGCAGGCCGGCTCGCGCTTCGAGATCCGCGTGCAGGTCCCAGGGCTCGACTTCCAGGAGAGGTCCCTCTCGCTGCGGCCGGTCCAGGCGTCCGACATGCCGGCCCTCCACGCGGTCTACCGCCGCCACGCGCAGCGGCAGCAGGGGTGGATCGATCGGACTCCGTATACCTGGAACCGCGTCACCCACCCCAAGGGAGAGACCGCCTATGGCTACCTCGTGGAGGGCTCCTCCGGGGTGGAGGGCTACCTCTTCCTCACGCGCCGGGCGGATCCGCGGAGCTTCAAGCAGGAGCTCAACCTCACGGACCTGGTGGCGCTCACCCCGGCCGCGTGCCGGCGGCTGCTGAGCTTCATCGGCGACCACCGCTCGCTGGCCACGGAGGTGGTGTGGCGCGGCGGTCCGGCGGACCCGATGCTCTTCCTGCTGCGCGAGCAGACGTACCAGGTGAAGCACCTCTTCTACTGGATGCTGCGCGTGCTGGACGTGCCCGCGGCCCTCCAGGCGCGTGGCTATCCGGCGGGGCTCTCGGGCTCACTGCACCTGGAGGTGGACGATGACCTCTTCCCGGAGAACCGGGGCCGTTTCGTGTTGGAGGTGGAGAACGGCGAGGCCGAGGTGCGCCCCGGAGGGGATGGGGACATGAAGCTGCACGTGCGCACGCTCGCGTCGCTCTACAGCGGCTTCCTCTCGCCCGCCGCCCTCCAGCTCGCCGGGGTGCTCGAGGCGGACGAGACCTCCCTGCGCACCGCCACGGCGCTCTTCTCCGGACCGCCGCCCTGCATGCCCGACATGTACTGA